The nucleotide sequence aaattgtgtaatgatataaacatgtggtgtatgttggttttgtgattgtgtagattcccacaactatggatttatgatgtgattATGATTTAGTAGAAttggttttttattttatgaatcattaagtgatatgatgtatgattataaactgcacgggttttatgaattatggattgtagaggtaaATTTTGACTTAGAATATTTTTTTAGTGACCTCAAAtttatgtttggatcctggattgtttgttgaattataagattatcaattttgagttaggttcatgaATAAGAATTAAATTTAGGGGCATGATAGAATCAAGCAACAAAGTCAGAGAGTATCACTTTCTCCCCTTGCTTGAGTCTAGGCAACATCAATGCTAATGGTCTCGGGTGTATATTCTCAAGTAGAGTTCGAACTCTTTTATAAGTCGAGTGAAGGAGTCGATCCAGAGAAATTTTAAGTTAGTGTACCACTCCCGTGCTAAGCCCTCAATGTTGTCATGAATGAATATTACatcataatatttaaattatcgTAAAAAGACATCCAAATATAGAAATCAGTAGTATGTTCAATTGAGTGAGTATTGTTATTAAAAGCTTCCAACGATGGGAGGCGAACGTTAGTTAGGAGGATGGAACCAATGCGCGATTGGACCGAGATCAGATTTTAAGCCCGACTCGCACCCGTTAGTGCTCTTTCTATATAAAGCACAGTCCGGCGTCGCACCCGTTAGTCAAGAACCCTAACCGTCAGCCCTCCCGTCGTCCGGCATCAGTGTTTCTTTATGCCGCTGGTTAAGGGGCGCCGAGCGAGCGTCGATCGCCCTGGCCGGACGCCTCCTGAGACCAGCCAAATCTAGTTGTTGATCTCTGACCGAGCGGACTCCTACGTTCTCCCCTCGAGTTCGGCTCTTGTCAAGATCCGGTACCAGATCCCTCCCAAAGATCGGTATGGTCGCCGGCGATATAgatcttttgtctttttttttctccttcccATAAGTATGTTTGAAACTTGCAATCTTTGGGACATTGATCGATCTTTTTCTACCTACCTCTCTTTGGAGATTCCACAGCACAAGATTTTGCAGCCCCTACACCTTAATTGCTTTGTTATTCTTGTGTGTTCTATTGATCGGTTAATTGTTTTGCTTTTACTTACTGGTGAAATTTATAATTTCGGTGAAGTTTTGAGGCGCCAAAAGGTTTCAAGAAGATGCCACGGACAAGTGCATTGGAGTGCCCCGGATGCCCACCTTTGAGAGCCTTGACGACTGACGTGCTCGGTCTTGTAAAAGGTGGTCGTTGTTGCTTAAACATTACTCTTTCTTGAATGGCCTACATGGCATGCATTTCTTAATTACAACTCATGATGTGATATTGCAATGAGTTTTCAGTTGTTGAAGCTCATGGAAAGACTGGAATTCCAAAGGTGGTAGAAACATGGGGGCAGCCAGATGCTTCATCTTGTGTTCTTGCTGCTTCTTATTCTGATCGCAAAACTGATCCGGTTTGTTATCACATTCTTTGTTGGATATGAGTTATTATACATAAATGAATGCTATGACAATCTTAACTACTTAATGGGAGGTAAACAACCAAATCAAAGCTTATGTTAGTCTCCTTTTGGATCTTCATGGCTTCTTGGTAGTTTTGAAGTAAACCAGAAATCAATTTTATTAGTTTCTCTTGAATATTAATGAAAGCTTCACTAGTTTGAAGCTAATATTCATGTTATGTTCTTCTTTCTTAAATAAGCAGAAACCTATTTTGTGCCTTCACTTTCCAGCTTGAAAGTTTAATTTGGATGATTAATGGAGATATGGTGGTTTAACATTACAAAAGAAAAGTGTATGTTCAAAGATTTTAGAGTTTGATTACGGTGGACAAGCATTCCTAAGTATTATACGAACTTTAATGTGATTATTCATGATTAGTTTGAGATCTAGAATCAATTCCTATAAGGAAGTTTTGTAATTCATTGGAACCCTGTTGTGGATTTGCGAATTCTGTTGACTATAATGTCACATTCTATTTCACATTCTTGGATTGGCATGTAATCACTAAAGATGTGTTTCcacctttctttcctttgtttGGAAATTCTTATATGTTACTCTAGTATAATTATATCTTTTATCTCATAACAGTTTGACATGTAAAATATTCTTCTACCTTCTATAGATGACACTTGTAAATTGTTTGCTGTTCTTTGCAGCTTTTGGCTGTTGCTCGCAAGAATGGTTTGGTAAGTTATCATATATGAAACAAGAGAAAACCCTCTTTTTCTAGGTTGTTGAAACATGggaaattttatgaattccagGTTGAGTGTCTAAATCCTATTAATGGAGAGGCTTTGGGCATCACTAAGATCGATCAACCCTTATCACTGGATGGCTCTCTTAATGATGATCGTGTTGTTGGATTGCATCTCTTCAAAACTAAAGGAATTGATGTTCCATCAAGGTAACATAAATAAATGCCATAGTTCATAGCTCATAGCAGATGTAGCAGTTTTTTTGAACTTGTATCCGAACATTTTACCAATCTGCTGTACCTAAGATATATTCTGTAGAAACTTGTTCATGTGAAAGAGTATCACAGATGGTTGAATTAAAATTTTAGCACCTGCCCAATTGGCATTTAGAGGGTCAAACCTATGATACTATCATGTTTAAAAGACTGCTGCAGGCATATGTATCTGCAGGATATTGAATAAAAAAGTTCAGATAGATTATTCTTGCTTTCAGCACATACTCCTGTGTTTGACATCCTGAGGTTCCAATGTATATAGATAGTGAAACTTAATACGAAGGTTTATCTAGTGATTCAAGAGCAAAGCTTTGTGGACAAAGAAAGTTGTATTAGAACTAGAAGAGAGGAGAACTAGCTGACGTATATTCACAATGATTTTGCATATGCATGCATCTGTATGCAAGAATGGAAATTCTGTACATCTATCGAGTAAAATTTAGTTCATGGTGGTACTGTTACTTATAAACTTTAGTTGTGATCTCGAATTGCATGCACATTCTTATATTCATTCAATCCTTATGTTTTTCAGGTCAGTTTCATTACTTACCTGTCTGGAAAAGGGTAATGCTTGCTTGAGGTCCATTCCCGTCAGTGATGCACCAGAAAACTCAACTACTGCTTCTCATATTACATGGAATGTATGCTCTTCTGGTAAAATAATATGTTCTTCAGTGGATAAAAGTGAGAATTATGCCTTATTTGGAGGGTAAGTTTCTGTAAGCTGTTAAAGAAACGTATATGAGTTTGTTGCAATTATATTCATGGGTGACAGCCTCTTTAATAAAAATTTGAAAGGTTGTTATATTGCCTAATTTTGGCCTAGTACTTTAATTTGTGTGTTCTTTTCTCTCAGGAAGGGCATTGAATTGAACATGTGGGATCTTGGAAAATGCAGTAAGATCTGGAGTGCAAAATCTGTGAGTCACTTCATTCTTATTAGTGCAATTTAATGAGAGTTTCTGGTCTAtttgtattttgattatgaagattCTATCGGTTTGCTCTTTGTCTTTTGTAGCCTCCTTCTAATAGACTTGGTATATTCTCTCCAACTTGGTTTACTGCTGCAACTTTTCTGAGTGAAGATGACCATAGAAAAGTTGTGGCTGGCACGAACAATCATCAGGTATGGCACTATGAAATATGTTTACTAGTTGTAGCTTACAAGCTAAAAAATGCTAATAGTTGGGAgtataacttttattgtaaatcttTCGACAACTTTTGCAATTGTTGCCATGAGATCGAGGTTACATTTGAAAGTCTTAAGTTTGATTTTATGATAACAGTGCCTGACCAAACTTTTTTACAAATACTGCTTGCACATTTGGAGTGTTAATCAACTTGTAGTTAATAAACAGTTTTCTTCTGTTTATTGATTAATGTTGAAATATTCTTGACCATATGGTCTATCCTGGTTAATGAATCTTTTGTATATGGTTAATAGTTCTTGACCCATTGCTTTAGAAGTTGAGAAAATGATGTAAACTAATTACTCAGTCCGCATGAGATTCTAATGACCAGTATGCTGTTATTCTCTTATTTGTTAAAAATTATATCTTGTGATAGGTTCGTCTTTATGATACTTCAGCACAGAGGAGACCTGTAATTTCAGTCGACTTTAGAGATTCTCCAATTAAAGCGGTTTGTGAAGATCTAGATGGCTATACAGTCTATGTAGGCAATGGTTCTGGGGATCTTGCTTCATTTGATATGAGAACAGGTAAAAGTCATAGTTCTACATGTACACCACGCGGCTATGCTTTAATTTATTTACTTGATtcattcatcctcttttgtttgttgttttttatgatcataatttcatgattttgaaatttcaTGTATGTGAACTGGTGAAAGTCATAGTTCTACAAGGTCACTGTGCAACTACATTGTTAATTATATTTAGCTGTTTTgtttatttctcttttgttttctttttttgtggatATAATTTCTTGATCAGATCCTTTCTCTGATTGCCGTTTAGTTATCATCTCATATCTAAGACTCTTTGATTCTTATAGACATTTATCAGATGTCTAGCTACTTGTTCCTACTCCCATAATAAACTAAGTCCTATTACCATAATGGACAAAATTATCTCggtttcttattttatttcatcGATAAAACCTTTTTAGTTTTTGGGCTGTCCGATGAACCTCAACTTGTTATTCCTTTATGGTCAAATTGTTGGAGTTAAACTTTCAGGAGAACAGAAAATTCTTTCAACCAGTTTTATGTCAGACAATATATGTGGCTACATAATAAGCAATTTTAGAAGCAATCAGCTGATGTTGAAGGCCTTTATGAAATCATAAAAAAAGTTTAAGACTCAACATGAATTAAGAATATAGAACCAGGAATAGTCAGTTCCAACAAGGAAACTAAAGGTTTGAATGTGACATGTGTTGCAGGTATGGTATGCATAAAGGAAATTATGCTAACTTCTATATTACATAGTTTTCTCAGTTGATTACATGATGTTCTAATTTCTTTCCATTGTCAATGAACTGGCTCAACTATTCTTAACTATGTGCGGTAAGTAGTCATCCTCCTGTTTTTTGTGCAGTAATGCTTTCTGTCTTTTCTTTGAAGTTCATGCTTTATGTTTACATTTTTGGTGACCTGTCCTCTTGGATTAAGGATTTGGTTCAAAGAATGTTAATGAAGTGAGCTCATTATCAGAGACGGAACTAGCTTGACTCACTTGGAACTTATATTTTCTGTTATTAACTCAGTTCAAGTAATAATATTTCATCTAATTAACTGAGTAGATTTTTCCAATGTGAGCTTGAAGCTAGGACATGCTTATAGCTGAAAAATCTTATTTAACAATTCAAATTCCTAGTGTTGTTAAAGTATTGGGTAGTACCAttcattttagttttttgaattGTAGTATTTACCGTTATTCTGATGCTTTTGATTTTGAAATATCTGAGTTTTCTTGTAATGGTTTAACATTTGTATCACCTGTTAGACAATTAATAATTAGCTTCTATCAATGATGAATTGGCCCCTGGTGATTCAAGTGATTCAGGGTTACTAATATTTAGAACTAACTCCTGATGTTGACTAGATGGCAGTTGATTTCCTTCTTTTCAGGAAAATTGATGGGATGCTTTATTGGTAAGTGCTCTGGAAGCATCAGATCTATAGCGAGACATCCAGAATTTCCTGTGATAGCATCTTGTGGTAAGAAGTTGTATACTGTTAATTCAACATATTCAGTCAACTTTACTTCTACCATGGCACAAAATAGTGTTTTGTTTCctcgaaaaaaaggaaaaagaatagtTCGATGTTGGAAGTTTTTAGTTTATAACTCAGATATACCAAATTTAATATATTTGCTGGTTTTCATTTAATGTAACTTTTCAAGCTTTCTATTGTTCTTTGATTTATTGAGTAACGATCCTCCATTTCAAGAGAAATCACTGGGTGCATACTGTTTCATCTTGAAGGTCAATGTTTGACACACTTTTCATGGTTTGTTGGAAGTTATTTTACAATCAACTCTGTTAAAGATAAACATCCTTCTGTTTGTGTTTCTAATGAAAACCAGAGTGTTATGTCTAACATACGGCCCTCATCCTGCTCATCTTCGActcgggtttataaatttattaccATCCCTGACCCACACAAAAAATTAATGGTACTAGCTGTCTTACCACTGCATGAATTTCCTATGAGAATACATGTATTATTATTGGCATATGCTTCAGTTATATTTGCAAGATAGTAGGGGGTTCATTTTTTCCATTGGGGTGAGATGGGATGGTGCAGGCAGGCTTGTGGTTGGGTTAGGTGATATCTGTTCTTGTCTTGGACTTAAATCAGTTTTGGAAAATTGTACCCCAATTCAACCGTGATTATGTCTGTTTCCCTGTCAAATCTGTTCAAACCCGACCCAGTTGAATTGGATTGAGCCATGTCCCCTGACCCTGCCTCATCTTTGACTCGGGTTCATAAACTTAGTACCATCTCTGACCCAACAAAGATTGATGTAGCTGTTATCTCATAACTTATGAATACATTTTTTACTATTGATATATTCTTTAATTATATTAACAAGATAGTAGGGAAATTACTTATATGAAGTTGCTGGGTTTTCTTTTCTGGTGCGGTCAGATACGTGGAGAAGGATGGGGGAGGCTTGAGATGGGGATGGGGATAGGTGATATTGTTCTTGTCCTGGTCCTGATTAGTTTTGAACAATTATAACCCAACCCTGGGTCCGACATCGACCTTGACCCAATCCCCAATCTGATTGGATTAACCATTGGGGCTGTACACCACAGGCCTAATGTGAAATTCTCATTTCTAGCTATGTCATGTTGACAGattttattgaagaaaatatatcaatggtaGCAGTAAGCATCATCAAGTTTTAGGTAGTTCCCACCTCAATAGACTCATCAGATGGACATCATTTGTAATATTTGAATGTGTTGTTTTGGAAGTTCTCTTGTTGGTAATTTAAAAAGATGATACATTCTGAAAAGTGTACTGCCATACTTTGGGATACTTGTTTGTGGTGACTTGTACCTTGCAAATTCAAGTTTACTTTTTACTAAATGTTAACTATAATTTTGAACGTGGAAGACGAAAGAgaatctttttctcttattttgctgGTCCTAGAGCTTTGACTGAAATTTCTTGTCATGTTTGAAACTGTAATATATATTCTTGCTATGAGTTTTTTTTGGTAAAACTATAGTTaagcatgaaatatttttaatttcatatgtcatgTCTTCACAAGCAATATGCCAAACTATGCTTTTGTGGAAGCCTTAGTTCTTTACTCGCCACATTATACATTAGTGTTTTGGTCATAGGTTTATAtggtcatgcttaatgatgatattgGTTTATAGGATTGGACAGCTATTTGCGTGTGTGGGATGCAAAGACGAGACAACTTCTATCTGCGGTATGCTATAACTACTAtcagttcataaatggatcttgCTTCAACAAAATTTTCAGTATCCATTGGCTTACATATAATAGAACATTTTTAAAGAAGGGAAATTAAGTTTGGTACTGCTTTGCAAGTTAGTTCTTCCTCTTGGTTTAGATTCATGTTTCATGTAAAGCCCATTAATTTATAGGTTATACTGGGGTAACTGGATGCATATTGTAGAGGAATGCATAGGTTCAAGAACTTGTGCTTGCAAACAGTtcaccttttctttttggtttgtatAAACCTATCATtgagtatatttctttttttaataggttttccTCAAGCAACATCTAACAAATGTGGTGATCGATTCACATTTCTCAGACGAAGGTATTACTTATTTAACAATTTGGATTTGACGCTCCAAATTCACATTTACATGCTCTATGGCTCTATACAACTTGATACTTCGGTAGATCCACATTGGAAATGAATGTGATATTAGTACATATAACTTGATtgacctatttcaaatttttgatAACGTCTCAAAATTCTTGTTAAACAGGTTCCGAAGGCAATACTTGTGATCAACAAGCTGATCTACAAGTATGGGATGATACTGAAACTGTAGATAATGATGAAT is from Musa acuminata AAA Group cultivar baxijiao chromosome BXJ1-6, Cavendish_Baxijiao_AAA, whole genome shotgun sequence and encodes:
- the LOC135676187 gene encoding uncharacterized protein LOC135676187 isoform X2, whose amino-acid sequence is MPRTSALECPGCPPLRALTTDVLGLVKVVEAHGKTGIPKVVETWGQPDASSCVLAASYSDRKTDPLLAVARKNGLVECLNPINGEALGITKIDQPLSLDGSLNDDRVVGLHLFKTKGIDVPSRSVSLLTCLEKGNACLRSIPVSDAPENSTTASHITWNVCSSGKIICSSVDKSENYALFGGKGIELNMWDLGKCSKIWSAKSPPSNRLGIFSPTWFTAATFLSEDDHRKVVAGTNNHQVRLYDTSAQRRPVISVDFRDSPIKAVCEDLDGYTVYVGNGSGDLASFDMRTGKLMGCFIGKCSGSIRSIARHPEFPVIASCGLDSYLRVWDAKTRQLLSAVFLKQHLTNVVIDSHFSDEGNTCDQQADLQVWDDTETVDNDELPISSGEKASKRKRVGKVKKKRKTSDQYDDETSGAHVLSQAESEVNSVLPPLKQEKSSDEHSKRLKQKKSKKILP
- the LOC135676187 gene encoding uncharacterized protein LOC135676187 isoform X1, coding for MPRTSALECPGCPPLRALTTDVLGLVKVVEAHGKTGIPKVVETWGQPDASSCVLAASYSDRKTDPLLAVARKNGLVECLNPINGEALGITKIDQPLSLDGSLNDDRVVGLHLFKTKGIDVPSRSVSLLTCLEKGNACLRSIPVSDAPENSTTASHITWNVCSSGKIICSSVDKSENYALFGGKGIELNMWDLGKCSKIWSAKSPPSNRLGIFSPTWFTAATFLSEDDHRKVVAGTNNHQVRLYDTSAQRRPVISVDFRDSPIKAVCEDLDGYTVYVGNGSGDLASFDMRTGKLMGCFIGKCSGSIRSIARHPEFPVIASCGLDSYLRVWDAKTRQLLSAVFLKQHLTNVVIDSHFSDEGSEGNTCDQQADLQVWDDTETVDNDELPISSGEKASKRKRVGKVKKKRKTSDQYDDETSGAHVLSQAESEVNSVLPPLKQEKSSDEHSKRLKQKKSKKILP